A region of the Scatophagus argus isolate fScaArg1 chromosome 19, fScaArg1.pri, whole genome shotgun sequence genome:
GCTTGGTTTGGTCCATGACCCTCCTACAGCATATTCTCAGTTTGTGCAAATTTGACTGCTGgaccatttgtgtttgttttctgcaaaaGGCAAATGTTCCAACTGTATGATACCCGTAAGGTTGCTGGTAAGAGATACACCAACGGTGAGTCTACCCTGGGGCAAATACATCATTCCAATGACTTTGCTCCATGTTTACCAAGTGAACTGTCATTGTCTAAAATCAGATATAAAGATTGCAAAACCCTTAAGAGGGGCAGCCTTGTACTAAAACTATAGCAACATCAGTATCAGCATCAGATGTGGAAAAACCTTGTGTTTCAAAGCAAAATTTGTTTCTCAGTGTATCTATCAGTGCATCCTGTTCTGACTTGCCCTGCTGTTGCACCTACACTGGTCAAACGTTTTGCAGTCAAACCCTGTCTGACAGTCCGTAAGCAGAGTGGAAGGCCCCACTTATGAAGTGGTATTAGGATTTATTAAACTGTTGCTGTGCTCTGGAAGCCCCCTCTGATATAAGATCAAGATTCCACATTCCAGTCTTTGATCTTGGTGCTAGTTTAACCAGAGAATATACTGGGAGGAAGGGGAAAAACAAGCCCGACGTAATTATGGGAGAACTCATTTCTCCTGGCTTCCTGTTATTGAGCGCAAGCTGCAAATAGGCCGATGGCACGGTATCAGCAACATTAACAATGTTTCCTCTGACTGGGCGACTGCTGCTTTGATCTGCTGAGAAAAAGTCACACATGCTGCCAGTTCAGCACAAAGTAAAGCTGAGAGAGACGGGTATGGAGTCAGGGAGGGAGAGAATACAAAGAGAGACATGAAAGAAGAGCGACATGCACAATGTGAATACCTCATTTGAGAGGCGGACTTGTGACAAGTCTGAATGACACTGAAATGCTGTCCACAGGACATATGagcataatttatttctcaGGCAACAAAAgccccaaaacaacaacagcaacaacaaaactacTACAGTGAACAGTACCAAAAGGGTTGAGGCTCAACAGCATTTTACTGAATATCATCACTGCAACTTAATCCTTTCTAATGCCTTAGCAAACCCCATCAGTTTCAGCTTTCAACATCTGCAGTGTGATTGCACTAATTATAAACAACACCCAAAGTTTCATGCATAAACCAAACACCATtgcaatattaatattaattagcCTCAACTGATGGAGTCTGCCACTGCTGTGAAGTGAGATTGAGGGCAGTTCAAAACAAAAGAGGCCTGTAGTAAGGAGAGATGAAGTTTATTGTAATGTGAAGAAGCATTGTACAGCAATTTAAGTGTACAATGATACTCTTAAACAGACTGAGATTTGTATCTACAGGCAAGACTTTAAAGAAATCTCAGCTCTTGTTCATGGAAACAACTGTGCCACAGTGTGGTAGTAAACTCCAAACCATACAACCAAAAAGAGGTCGGACTCAGACGTTCACTGCAGTTGGTAAGCTGTGGCTGTCATctttaaatggaaaatgatgTACCCCATACAAAAATTAGGTGAAAAATGAAAGGGAAAGGCGTTTccaaatatttatatttaatcccaaattgatatatttatatattacattTCCTCAGAACTTGTGGTTTCCCACTGCTCTCTGGAGCGAGTTAGAAATGATGATCCAATGCTGTAGCGGCACGCAAGCGgtaatttaaatgcaaacacaatTACAAAAGTGGGATCCTCCACTGTGATTAGTGGTGAGAGTCTGAGAGACGGCGACGTGTGCAGCACTGTATGCAGTCGACGTTTCATTTCTCCAAAATGAGTTGTAGTCGCACAGTTGTCTCATCTGAGACTTGGAGGTGGCTTAGAGCTGCTATGGTTCCAGTGAGTCAATCATCCCCAACATACtgaaagtcaaagaaaaaaacgagCAAGAAAAACTCAAGAAAAATGCAAGACAAATTTGAAACCCTAAACCCGCCAAATTAAATAAGGCTTCAGTACCAAATCAGATAACACGGTTGTTCTGGTGCCGTTCAGCCTCTGACCATCTGAtagttcagttcaatttgtgAGATATGAAGAGAGACTAAAAGAATCTGCAAAGTTAATGTTGCGGGACCCTCATCCATCATCAGTTTTCATCCTCAAACTGATGCTGCATCCCTACTCACCAAACAGCAGCTAGGACAAGCTGAGGCTGCTGCATTGTGTTGCCATTGTATTCATGTGTACTTGAAGATTTGGAACCGTAGAGACCATAAAATTCTTTGCAACAGAATACAGGAAACGCAGGATTTCAAATATTCTGACATTCATTCGGTTTCTGTACCAGGAGGTTGAAGTCCAAGTTAAGGTGGGAAAATAACTCAggaatgcagaaaaaaaatcattatgacataaactatatagacaaaagaattgggacacacctctttattattgaattcaggtgtggtgtgggaATGTTTTTGGGGATTTGGCCTCAgctcctgacttccagtgaagggaaatcttaatgcttcagcataccaagacattttggacaatgctatgcttccaacacctttgggatgaattggaacagagactgtgggtcaggccttttggtccaacatcagtgtctgacctcacaaatgctctactgcatgaatgggcaaaacttcccacagaaacatttcaaaatcttgtggaaagccttcacagaagagtggaagctgttatagctgcaaagctgtctgtgtgtttacaatgacatgtcattaaagtccctgttggtgtgatggtcaggtgtcccaatactttttattttactcttctATACAGTGTGTTTGATAGCTACAACCAACATGACACAAAACTATGAAAGAAACAACAGTTGATGATGGCGCTGCATGTAAACTCCAGCCTGGAATTGTGGATTCGCTAATGCTTATACAGCCCCTCCTCTTCACTTTATCAGCTCGGGAATCTTCAGAATTCCCCCGGAAACGAGCGAGAGAGTCATTCCCAGCAGGTAATATCAGGACTGAAGCTCTGGTCTTACGATGGCCACTGATCTTTGATCCCGTCTGCCAGGCTCCATTCACAGCAGTCACGCATAGCACAAACACGAGTCATCAAGAGTGAGCTTTCCTTCACtgactgttttcttcttctctttttccattcttgtttttctctctctctgtctccgcGTCTCCTCCTCACACCAAAGTGCTGCTGTCAGTAAAGTACTTTGCATAGCAACTGTGAGTGCGTCTTCAGCTAATTTTCTCAGGGATTGAATCCAATTCCAAACATATGACAAGCCTGAGAACCAACATAAGTCATTTAAATGAAGTGGGCACAAAGCTATTTGCGTTCCAACTCCTGCTAAATTGACTGTATGTCTCAAAATAAGCTTCAATGTGGAGCAAAACGCTTAGTCACAAGGCCGGCAACGTGACCGCTGTGCTTGTATGGGCAGGGTGCGTGGAGCgtttcttaaaaaaaagaaaaaagaaaagaaaaaggaatgTTATGGGGATCTCACCCACTTAAAACAAGGTGCATATTCAAATGACATCTGCATTTTGAATTAGTcacttttcatcagcagtggaAACCTAAATGATaagtgctgctctgctctgaagtTGCATTCAAAGAAAATTCTTTCTCAGTTTAGCAGAATTGGAAGGATGTGACTCGATGCCATATGCAAAATACTCTGAAATCCATTCCTTTAACCACTGCTTGAAACAATTAGTTCCTCTATCCCACaagtatgaaaaacaaaacttgtcgCTCTTTTATTGTCTTACTGCCAACGTTTTGGTCAAACAGTGTGTCCAGTACTGTGACGTCTTCTTTCTTGGACTGATGTGAGTTTCTGTGGGTGGGACTCTCTTCTTTTGCCAGACACTGTTTATGTTAATTCTTGCTGTGTTAATTTAAAACCACTGCTGCCGCTGCTCACCTTTTGTGAAGACGGACGATTATTTACACGAAAATGTGTCACATTATTGTTACAATTGACTGAATTTCTCATAgtattgaaataaaatgtactttcaGTTCATTGCACTCAGAGAACTATTGTTAAAACTAAGCCAAACCAGAGCGCTGAAGCTCTGCTCACATCAGCATCTCTGCGCTGAGTCATTATTCCAGCCATAACTCTGACTTCATTCAGGGCATCTTTTAATGCAAACCATTCATGTCAGTTTCTAACTATGAAAGCAAGTGAATGAGGCCAACCTTATTTTGGAAAGCAAGGACTCCAGAGTCTTGGTGAGGATCTGGGAGCACCATTATATGCTCCTAACAGCAGGTATTTTTGACTCTGAACGAATGAGGCACAGTCTGGCTGCGTTTGGGTTCACTAAGTTCATCTTCATAAGAGCTTAATTTAACATCTTGGGAGACATCCCATCCCCTGCAGACAAAGCAACCTGACCAAGGTGACACAGTGGATTGTTGCATGTACATTTTGCAAGTCTTGACACAGCCTTCACAGTGATAATCTCTCAACAATGCTTTCGCATGTTTTTTGACACTAAGTGTCTCAGCCAAATTATGGAGGTTTCAGCCAAGTTTTAACGTGCTGAGGGCTGGAAAGTGGACGCTTGACAAGACCCCAAATGCAAAATGTGGAATCGATACAGTCTTTGCTTACTTAAACAGATGAGTATTATTTGTTTCCACGGTAAACTTgcaatgcaggacttttacataTAAGAAACATCCATTACATTCAGTGGTAACAGCTTGTGGCCTGCAGTGCACTTAAGCTCCAAATAGAGCAGTTTAAGACTATCTGTGTAGGACTTCTTCATTCCTATGTCATACTTgcaatggattttttttaaaaaaaagaaaaaaaaccctcaaaatgATATGGAAAAGTGGGGATTCCCAGCATCCATCCTTTGAAATGAAGACAGTTTCGGTGGTTGCCTGGGACACATTTTATGAACACCTTTCACTCAGGGGCAAACTCAGATGGCAGACATTCTTCACATTCCTGCTCCCCTCTAGTAAACACCAGTTGGGTGTTCAAAGTGGCgtttcatttctgctctgacTTTCTCTAACAGCAGCCTCACGCATCTAATGGGTCATCTGTCCTTTGTTTGTCTGGGCTTCTGCATCTTTCATGTACTGCTCTGTATGCAAATCCATGCAACAGGAGGCTGGAGCTGGGAGACATGTGCGAGCCACATGCACTCTGAATTTCACTCTTTTGCTctatcttcctctctttttttctgcctgttctATGATCGCAGTTACACAACTGGTATATCATTTTATGATATCATTTCTCCTGTGAAAAACCACTGGAGTTTCccaaatatttgcatttcacTGTGTAGAGAACTAGTCCATGCACACCTACTGCACCTACTCACAGTTAATCACACCCAGCATTCCTCAGACATCAGACCTCACAGGTCATTCAGTGGTGTCTCATTCCTCCATATTGAGTCTTTACACGCATCCGTCTCTGTGACAGATATTCTGCATACCTGGCAGGTTTGTCCATAAATGGCAGGTCTGAGAGAAACAGGCTTACCAGCACATACGATAACAGGACCGAAGGCATTGCAGTAAATCTGGTCACAGTGATGTACGAACCCCAATGACACAAAGCTTATGCTGCTGAGGACAATTCTTGATGTTTATAGAAGTATCTGTGGGAATTGCTCATGTCTTTgagcagattttcttttgaagCTGTGTAATGATAAACAGAGTCCCATGCATTATGATTCTTTGAACTGCGCTGACGGCATCCTCAGTCACTTAATTTGAAATGAGTTTACTGCACAATGGACCGACTAATCTTATCCATgggaaaataatattttgtggTGGAACTGACTCTGAGGTCAAATTCTATGAGTGATTTCATGTTAATTTGTAACGATGATACATTTTCAACACAATCCACAGCAAATGACCAATAACATCCTTTTAACTGATTTCCATCTATTCAGGGAATGTGTTGGATAAACTAGACATTGTGTGCTGCAGGCCTTTTGGTATCTCCAGGTgcttcaataaaaaaaacctcagtGCTGAATGAAAAGGTACAAACAAGTGATGCCAGAGGAAAACTCAGAATCACCATCAAAAGCGAGCCGAACAGCTGCGGCGCATCTGTGTCGGTTATGCAATAAGGTACCTATCAGTAAAGGTattgctggtgtgtgtgtgcttcaaaGCCAAGCGGTGCAAAAGAGATGCTGATTCAAGATGCTGGACAGGGTGGAGGACAGTCTTTAAGCCAAATGGCACTGGACCTATGACTGAGGACATGACCTGGCAGTTAGCACACGCAGTTTTTCTTTAGATGGACCAATAAAGGAAGAAGTGGGGAAAAATTGAACCCATATTGTCTTTTTGCCTCGTGGTCCCGACCAGCTCTTGCAGAGTGAATGCTGTCTCATCACACGAGAGCACACGGATGAGAACAACCAAGaggaaaatgaattcatttaaaaatccaTTCAATTTCCAAGATAACCTTAACAGTAACGatgaaaactacaaaacatATGGTTTTAAACAGTGACAATTTTAAGGATTATACCTTTAAAAGTGTAACAGCACAACAAAACCGaatgtgttgaatgtgttgGGCAGATGGTAGCTAactaaatacaaacacatggaACCTCATGCTTCCTGTGAATAACAAACATAGGCTTTTCAGTGATTACATGAGCTAATTAAACTTTGCTTTTGGACTTGTGTAGATGGCCACCCAGGTTTAATAGAGTGGTGTTTAGCAGTGTGAAAGTCACACTTGTCCAAGGAGGAGATTTGTTCACAGAAATTAACACACAAACGGAAAGGTGGGAAATTTTGTTTCCCACTTGGGGTGGACTTTTAATATATAAAGAAAGTGTGTGGACAGTGTCAGGGCATGTTTTGTAAGGGACTACCAGTACCAGTACCAAagcaaaacagatgcaaaatgGGAAATTTAAAGCTGAAGTCAGATGTCTATCTACAGGTGCGATTTCAATCCTTTATACCTGACTGTAAGCCTAATCTGTCCAAAGATGCTGGTGAAAAACAAGACACTTTTAAGCATGAAGTTTTAAGATTTGCTATCTTTTCCATCAGGGCCTGTGTAACATGATATAATACGCAGGACTGTGTTAATAATCATATCTCAGCATGTTTTCCTATCCTCTGAGTCAATAAGCATTCCTTAGCCGTGACCATGACAGACTTTCACAGAGATCAGGATGGGACCCACTGCCAAACAcaaacccccaccccacacacagtttcatccccaaacaaacactgatgttaACTGATGCAGGAAAGGAGATAGGAAGCTGGAGCTGCGATAAGGGCTTTATCCCAGGTGtatcaaaacagcagaaacacctGCAGAAATTATGATTTTAGGATTCAGTTCCACCGGCTTTTCGCAGCGGGATGGGAGGGGAAGCATGAAGACAGACATGAAGGTACACTGACTTAAGGTGTAAGACTCACATTGAGTATCTCTGCTTCACACCATTAGTAAACCTGCAGGTTTATGTTAGCCGGTTGGTCATAAGgctaaataataatgataattttgcacactttttgcttttgcactctttttctgttcttgtgagctgccacgacaagtgaattgGCCACTGACAAGGGATTTGTGCAGCTAAGTGGCATACATCTAGACCAGGACAACCACCGTGTGTGCAGACCTTCTCTGTTCATATAACAGAGTATGAAAGTGAGAATTCAGAAGACATCTCGGCTCATGTCATATCACATTGCCCTGCTGGTACATCCCGGAACATGTTATCAAAGTTACATGACGACGATATGATTCTGATGTGAGGAGTCATCCCTATCAAAGATCAGGGTTACCTCATCTACCGAGgtgaaactgaagaagaaacatCCCCATAAAACCTCTCATGCTTTACTAGTGGGTAAAAGAAGGAACTCAGTAGTCATAAAGTCACATGATAAATATTTTAGTAATACAAGAAAAGTGAAGTTTGCTTGTGCTTCTAGAATTTTAGTCACTTGCTAATTTAAGGTGAATTTCGTGGTTGTAATTTACAGAGTTGCCAAAACTTTTTTAGCAACTCACGTCATCGCGTGAGAAATGTGTGATTGACTTACTATTGTCAGCACCGCCAAAAGTCCATCAGCCGCCTCTGCTTCAACTCAGTCCGCCTCAGTATCACTGCAAGGTCAAGCTATTCCGACTCTATTGTTTTTCCTCAGGGCGAGattaaaagtttgtttattttgacatttccatggagaaacagaaaaatgacacaacacAGATTAGAAGATCTCACATGGTACTCGAAGTGGCGAACAATTCAGCCTTCAATGTTTCCAAACATGTCATAGTGACTTAATGTCAGGGACAAAGATATTCACTTTGAAAGTCTTACTTTACTAAAGGGTCTTAATAAATCTTATTTAATTGACAGAACCCAAatcaaaagcataaaatgaTGGAAAGAAACTGGAAACCTTTAGGTGGGAATGCTGTGGAAATAATTtaccacacaaacaaataaatctgtGATTTGTTTCTCATGTGAGTAGggaatttttttaattattatttgttgaGTTTCATATCAGTGTTCAGAATCCACAAATATGCTTATTGCAAGTCAGGTCACGTCAAGAGCCTTCAAAAGCCTGATATTATCGTGGAACATTTAATCAGATGACTCGACAGCAACGCAGCCACACATTGTTTTTGCTTGCCAGTGGAAAATGTCTTCCTTACGTTGCGTAACTCTTTAACATATATTGGTTTAGCAGCCTCTTTATTTCACAGACGGTTAAAATCCCTGCTGCTTCAAGTCCAGTGCACATTTCAAACTCATTTGTTTCCAGTAGGAAACTGCTTTAAGGATTATGGTGCTCATGAGTGTGATACATTTGCTGCATTTGACAGACCCCTCccataatgaaaaataataaacaccAAATTACCTTTTCAATTGGAGCCCTACTAAAAATAACTTCCTGCCCTGTTAAGGAGGCTTGACGAAAAGCAACGGGGAGTCTGGCAGAAACAAATTCAACATGCGCCCTGTGTCACACCCTCCGGATCAAAGAGGAAGCCTTGACTGCTATTGTGCCGTAAATCCTGTTGATACCCACACAAACATGACCCCTCTGActccagcagcagagacgcACGGCCATCAGCTCTCTCTGCAGACATTTCCATTCAggattctgctgctgctggggccCGGGCCAGAACACCATGAAGAGTGATTGTTTTGCAGCTACTTCTCAGGGGACCCCTGCGGAGAAGGTGAGGGCTGGTCGGACGCCGCAGAGGCCGCAGAGGATGGTGCACAGGTTGATTTGTCAAGCTCTTAGGTCACTCAGcgaaaaaaaaaggtcaaataaaCAGTGGAGTTGTACAAAATGGAGATGATGCCAAACGTTTTTGTCATCTGGTATGTGAAAAACATAATGAGTTACTCCAAAGAATGAAATGTTTCCTTTACAAATCATTCATGCTGTTGCCCAACAGTTATGAATACAAATATGCTGCACTGTGCTGATCTACCCTGTGACAGCAAGACCTGTGCTGCGTTCGTTATGTCAGAGTTACCTTAATTATGATATGACATTCGAATCACCACTTTGATAAAGATGTGATATTATGTTGGCTCTCTGGGCAGTTATGTGATATTTGGTGATACTGCAAAGTCTGTCCCAGTGCTGTTTGATTCAATTCAGGGGGCTTTGATCGACATCGCATTAGGATTGCATGTCATGGTGCACCCTCAGGTTTGTCAAGTAAAACAGAGTCAAGGTATGATGGAAAACTAAAATTCCTCAAAGTATGCAGATGTActttagcagtgtgtgtgtgtgtgtgtgtgtgtgtgtgtgtgtgtgtgtgtgagacagagagatagagagagaggcACTGTGATATAGACTGGTTTAAGCACAGGGTCTGAATCAACAGAACACTAATTTAAATTTACTAAATGTATCAGGTTTTAAACATCAAGCTGTGTTCAAAACCGACATCAGCGAACAGAAACTCCAATCCAGACACCTGAAACATGTCACAGGACACTGAGGTCACTGCTGGTTTCTTCTACCACAGCAGCCATCAGTCCAAGTAGCAACAGTAGCACTCTCTCTTCAGAAGTTAttactgtgtgtaaaaaaaacattaattaacaaaGGACTGCAGTGTCGGGCCACAGACATTCTGCTGGGTGGTTTCCAAGAGCGAGTCGGAACATGCAAAATGCTTTCAAGGAAGAAGGATGAGCAAAAGAGTAAATACAGTTAAAGCAAATAGATTTTGGTGAAGCGTTGTCTTTTCAAAATTAATTAGAGAtcagcagaagaaaaggaacTCACGATACCAAAGGCTGTAAAATTTGTTGCACAAAAACCGCATCCATACCAGCAGGGATTAATGAGTTTCTGAtgggttttgtgtgttgtgtattaGAGCGACTCCACCCAGACATATTTGCTATTTGCATTTCTCAGGAATGCCATACAACAATTCATACGAAGCAGTTGTAGCTTAATGCGTGTTTCCCTTGACTGACAACACTTTGTCTTATAAACCACAATCTTACTGAGGTCAGATGTAACTTATGGTGTTTTATATGGCATCTGATTATCTCATTTTTATTACATTCGGGCCTCGCGATGGTAAATAATTAGTTATTATGAAAAGTAATTGATGAATATGAATATCGTACAGGaagcttgtgtgtctgttgtttatAAGAACAAACTGCTCATGATAACTAAgtggcaaacaaacaaaaatgtaagaTGCATCGCTTCCCGCTCAGCGAGGGATTTGTTTCTTCCCCAGGAAACACTAACCAAACAGTTTATAACAGTGAATGTAGATTTTGATATAACAGAAGTgaataaacaagtaaaatttaaaaaaaaagtttaacaaaCCAAAAATAGCAGCTGCTTCCAAAACACAAGGAGCTACAGATACTGATGAGCAGATGAAATGAGATTCAGAGAGTCCAGTGTGAGTAACAGATCCATGACCTTCAGGCTTATCGGGGTGTACAGCAAGAGACAGCAGCAAGGGACAGCAGCAAGAGACAGCAGCAagggacagcagcaggagaCAGCAGCAAGAGACAGCAGCAAGGGACAGCAGCAAGGGACAGCAGCAAGAGACAGCAGCAAGGGACAGCAGCAAGAGACAGCAGCAAGAGACAGCAGCAAGGGACAGCAGCAAGAGACAGCAGCAAGGGACAGCAGCAAGGGACAGCAGCAAGGGACAGAAGCAAGGGACAGCAGCAAGAGACAGAAGCAAGAGACAGCAGCAAGGGACAGCAGCAAGGGACAGCAGCAAGAGACAGAAGCAAGGGACAGCAGCAAGGGACAGCAGCAAGAGACAGAAGCaagagacagcagctagagACAGCAGCAAGGGACAGCAGCAAGGGACAGCAGCAAGAGACAGCAGCAAGAGACAGCAGCAAGAGACAGCAGCAAGAGACAGCAGCAAGGGACAGCAGCAAGGGACAGCAGCAAGGGACAGCAGCAAGAGACAGCAGCCAGAGACGCAGCTGTGTTCTCGTCGTGGTGCAGGAAAACAAGTCTGACATGAAATAACCTTTGCTGGTTCTACTGGTTGTGAGTCTGACACACTGAACTCATGACCTCGAGGAGGTTGACTCCTGCCTGCAGAAATGTTAAGAAGGCCTGAAAGACGGGGAACACAACCCAGACAGGTGGTGTTGTTTGTGCTTCAAGGCTGACTGACCATAGAGACTGGAcaagaaccaaaaaaaaagagtgtttTAATgccttaaaaaagaaaagaacagaattTTGAAGACTCATCATGACCTGAAAACATGTACTGCTGTCACATATGAGGGCCTCACGGTCAGGTGagcacatgtaaaaacaaaatgtcaagagaAACATTCATTTGGGTGTCACAACATATCCTCAGGAGGGGTTGCAGAAGGTGAAAGTGAAATGTCAACTTGCCTGACATGTTCTCAGTGACCCCGATATGTTAAGGAGCTTAAAATCGGACGATTCTGCAAGGTTCCCTCACGTGCTCGACAGGGAATATTAATGTCAAGAGTCATGGTCATTTAAAGGTTAGGATTTCTTCTTGACATCCAGAGAGGGAAAATGTTAAAGATCTCTTAGTTATCTCATAATCAGAATAACAACATCTATGACATGTTAAAAATGCTTAGAAGAGTTGAAATGTCAGACTTCTTATTTTGGCTGACCATcaagctaaataaaaatgtatttgatttgCTGTGATAAGaaatataagaaatatttaGCTTAGCTTGCTTAAGGACACGAGGGATTAGAAAAATCATGTCAACTGCAAATTGATTAACAAACAAATCCCGTGGCAAAGTTCAGCTTTACAGTCGGTGCCTTTTTTGGTCGTTACAAAGCAGCGTTATTAAAAGCAGCTTTACGCACTCAAACATACCAGACTAGCATAGCATTCAGGTCAGCAAATCTGAATTATTTTCTAAACACACAATGTCATCAATTAGGCCTTCAAATAAAGTTCATCTGT
Encoded here:
- the LOC124050934 gene encoding vicilin-like seed storage protein At2g18540, which gives rise to MKSDCFAATSQGTPAEKVRAARDSSKGQQQETAARDSSRRQQQETAARDSSKGQQQETAARDSSKRQQQETAARDSSKRQQQGTAARDSSKGQKQGTAARDRSKRQQQGTAARDSSKRQKQGTAARDSSKRQKQETAARDSSKGQQQGTAARDSSKRQQQETAARDSSKGQQQGTAARDSSKRQQPETQLCSRRGAGKQV